In Carya illinoinensis cultivar Pawnee chromosome 9, C.illinoinensisPawnee_v1, whole genome shotgun sequence, the following are encoded in one genomic region:
- the LOC122276590 gene encoding general transcription factor IIE subunit 1, with product MSVEPFNRLVKLAARAFYDDITTKGDNQPKTGRSDNRGIAVVVLDALTRRQWVREEDLAKDLKLHSKQLRRTLRFFEEEKLVTRDHRRETAKGAKIFSAAVAATVDSQQTAKEGEEKIKLHTHSYCCLDYAQIYDVVRYRLQRMKKKLKDELENKNTVQEYICPNCAKRYTALDALRLISLDDEYFHCESCNGELVAESDKIAAQEGGEGDDNARRRRREKLKDMLQKMEIQLKPLIEQLSRVKDLPVPEFGTLQAWEVRARAAGRAANGDSSAMDPSRSSLGLGYGGSSLPFAGDTKVEVDLSGAEGKGEVIKSENESTLKVLPPWMIKEGMNLTKEQRGEAKQESKMDGSSASLEFSDDKKSLIENDDKKNIQDEYVKAYYAALLKKQQEIEEAAKKHDLSNAHSLNGLSSMSSSRQVGMKSKRDEDEGDGDVEWEEAPVASNTNENYKVDLNVQADASGDDEDDIDWEEG from the exons ATGAGCGTCGAACCTTTCAACAG GTTAGTGAAGCTGGCGGCGAGGGCGTTCTACGATGACATAACGACGAAAGGGGATAATCAACCCAAAACAGGTCGGAGTGACAACAGAGGCATTGCTGTCGTGGTTCTCGATGCCCTCACTAG ACGACAATGGGTAAGAGAAGAAGATTTGGCAAAGGACTTGAAATTGCATTCAAAGCAGCTTCGTCGAACCCTGCGATTCTTCGAGGAAGAAAAGCTAGTTACTCGAGATCATAGGAGAGAG ACAGCTAAAGGTGCGAAGATATTTAGTGCTGCTGTAGCTGCCACAGTTGATAGTCAACAGACAGCAAAAGAGGGCGAGGAAAAGATTAAGCTGCACACTCACTCGTACTGCTGTCTAGATTATGCTCag ATTTATGATGTAGTTAGGTACAGATTGCAGCGAATGAAGAAAAAACTGAAAGATGAATTGGAGAACAAGAACACAGTTCAGGAGTACATATGCCCTAACTGTGCCAAAAG GTATACTGCATTGGACGCATTACGGTTGATCTCTTtggatgatgaatattttcattgtgaaaGTTGTAATGGGGAACTTGTGGCTGAGAGTGACAAGATAGCTGCACAAGAGGGGGGAGAGGGAGATGACAATGCGAGGAGGCGAAGGCGTGAAAAATTAAAGGACATGCTTCAAAAGATGGAG ATACAGCTTAAGCCATTAATAGAACAACTCAGTAGAGTAAAAGACTTGCCTGTTCCTGAATTTGGCACTCTTCAAGCATGGGAAGTTCGAGCAAGGGCTGCTGGGCGTGCAGCAAATGGTGATTCCAGTGCCATGGATCCTTCTAGGTCTTCTCTGGGGCTGGGTTATGGTGGATCATCATTGCCTTTTGCTGGTGACACCAAG GTTGAGGTTGATTTATCTGGGGCTGAAGGCAAGGGAGAAGTTATTAAATCTGAAAATGAGAGTACTCTGAAAGTCTTGCCACCATGGATGATCAAGGAAGGAATGAACCTTACAAAGGAGCAGCGAGGAGAGGCCAAACAGGAGTCAAAGATGGATGGAAGTTCTGCGTCACTAGAATTCTCAGATGACAAGAAGTCACTTATTGAGAATgatgataagaaaaatatacaG GATGAGTATGTCAAGGCTTACTATGCTGCTTTACTCAAGAAACAACAAGAGATAGAAGAAGCTGCTAAGAAACATGATTTGTCAAATGCACACTCCTTAAATGGTCTCTCTAGCATGTCTTCTAGTCGCCAAGTTGGAATGAAGTCGAAACGTGATGAGGATGAGGGAGATGGTGATGTGGAATGGGAAGAGGCTCCGGTTGCTA GCAACACAAATGAAAATTACAAAGTTGACTTGAATGTTCAAGCTGATGCTTCAGGAGATGACGAGGATGATATTGACTGGGAGGAAGGTTGA